A section of the Pedobacter sp. HDW13 genome encodes:
- a CDS encoding alkaline phosphatase family protein: MKKLKSLLFLIATALVVLSCKKAVTEAGASASSPDEKATARNILAVKPKKVLFIGIDGCVWKALTATNAPNLKNLMDQSYTSTNALAQVPTWSSNGWSALFTGVGVAKHKASDNSFSGADFVNYPSFFRQIKTSLPALRTASIVTWSSINNFIVATPDVTVKQNSANDNATEVRIIQEITSSNTDVSFCHFDNVDHAGHASNYRLTSQMYIDSVKAVDARVGRILNAVKTRTTYNNEDWLIVVATDHGGDLSHGEVVTWSKMHLLS; encoded by the coding sequence ATGAAAAAATTAAAATCCCTACTATTTCTAATTGCGACGGCGCTGGTCGTACTTTCGTGTAAAAAGGCTGTAACAGAGGCTGGTGCAAGTGCATCATCCCCGGATGAAAAGGCAACTGCGCGGAATATCTTGGCTGTAAAACCTAAAAAAGTACTTTTTATTGGTATTGATGGTTGTGTGTGGAAAGCCCTCACAGCGACTAATGCACCGAACCTAAAAAACCTGATGGACCAGTCTTATACAAGCACCAATGCATTGGCACAGGTGCCCACCTGGTCATCAAACGGATGGTCGGCATTGTTTACTGGTGTAGGTGTTGCCAAACACAAAGCATCTGATAATAGCTTTTCGGGTGCTGACTTTGTAAACTATCCTTCTTTTTTCCGGCAGATTAAAACCAGCTTACCTGCTTTAAGAACAGCATCGATCGTAACCTGGTCGTCGATAAATAATTTTATTGTCGCCACACCTGATGTAACTGTAAAACAGAACAGTGCAAATGATAATGCCACTGAAGTCAGAATTATACAGGAAATTACCAGCAGCAATACAGATGTTTCCTTTTGTCATTTCGATAATGTAGATCATGCCGGCCATGCGAGTAACTACAGGCTTACCTCACAAATGTATATTGATTCGGTAAAGGCCGTTGATGCCAGAGTAGGAAGGATACTGAATGCGGTAAAAACGCGGACTACTTATAACAATGAAGATTGGCTTATTGTAGTTGCTACAGATCATGGCGGCGATTTAAGTCACGGGGAAGTAGTTACCTGGAGCAAAATGCATTTATTATCCTGA
- a CDS encoding LamG domain-containing protein produces the protein MAYCSCYRSWRRFKSRGSSYLEQNAFIILNNSAISPQLVNTLPTTTTESNPHNITTVDFKTNVYGELPALSNLNLSATSSFTIEFRARATTTTSDPVIIGNKNWASGYNKGIIIANRNGVIRANFGDGTHRLDIDGVDLSDQLWHQVAVVVNRGTQKAILYDGGIQVAEGNISSVGDLQSGNVFKIGQDGTGNYSPYFTGNISELRLFKSALPATSISAYSFTALTSAHPQQADLVLYTKGNETSGTVYNGTLVTPKINILTKNSATITRSALTVPIFYRKTTDYHGAPYLYTVPPTILSFLGISPPAYYDGQTLINF, from the coding sequence TTGGCTTATTGTAGTTGCTACAGATCATGGCGGCGATTTAAGTCACGGGGAAGTAGTTACCTGGAGCAAAATGCATTTATTATCCTGAACAATAGCGCAATTAGCCCACAACTGGTAAATACACTGCCCACCACTACCACCGAATCAAATCCGCATAATATTACCACTGTCGATTTTAAAACAAATGTGTACGGAGAGCTTCCAGCCTTAAGTAACCTGAACTTAAGTGCAACCAGCAGTTTTACCATCGAATTTAGGGCCAGGGCAACTACAACCACCAGCGATCCGGTAATTATCGGTAATAAAAACTGGGCGAGTGGTTATAACAAAGGCATTATAATTGCCAATAGAAATGGTGTAATCAGGGCTAACTTTGGCGATGGAACACACCGCCTGGATATAGATGGGGTAGACCTCAGTGATCAGTTATGGCATCAGGTAGCTGTGGTAGTTAACCGGGGTACACAAAAAGCTATCCTATATGATGGTGGCATTCAGGTAGCCGAAGGTAATATCTCGTCGGTGGGCGATTTACAAAGCGGTAATGTATTTAAAATCGGGCAGGATGGAACTGGCAATTATAGCCCTTATTTTACCGGTAATATTTCTGAGCTAAGGTTGTTTAAATCGGCTTTACCGGCAACCAGTATCAGTGCATACAGTTTTACCGCTTTAACATCTGCACACCCACAGCAAGCAGATTTAGTTTTATATACCAAGGGGAATGAAACATCCGGAACGGTTTACAACGGTACATTGGTTACGCCAAAAATAAATATCCTAACCAAAAACAGCGCGACAATTACCCGCAGTGCTTTAACGGTTCCAATTTTTTATCGTAAAACAACCGATTATCATGGTGCTCCATATTTATACACCGTGCCGCCAACCATTTTAAGCTTTCTGGGTATTAGCCCTCCGGCTTATTATGACGGGCAAACCCTGATTAATTTTTAA
- a CDS encoding RNA polymerase sigma-70 factor, translating to MDIIALQHRIALMRDETAYKKLFLHFYSGLLRFSITYVKQKEIAEEIVSDVLLKVWTMEKALLDVSNAKVYLFCATKNSSINFLVRNRKYTTWDIDQVAPSSLVELSTPMERMLDAELKEKIEKCVKALSPKCRMAFMLNRQDGLSYREVAEIMEISSNTVDRHLQLAQQKLGAALSVYLHR from the coding sequence ATGGATATTATTGCATTACAACATAGGATTGCATTAATGAGAGATGAAACAGCTTACAAAAAGCTATTTCTCCATTTTTATTCAGGGCTATTGCGCTTTAGCATCACTTACGTAAAACAGAAAGAGATTGCCGAAGAAATTGTATCAGATGTATTGTTGAAAGTGTGGACGATGGAAAAAGCGCTGCTCGATGTTTCAAATGCCAAAGTATACCTTTTCTGTGCAACTAAAAACAGCTCGATTAACTTTTTGGTGAGAAATAGAAAATATACCACCTGGGATATTGATCAGGTAGCCCCATCAAGTTTAGTAGAACTTTCTACACCAATGGAAAGGATGCTGGATGCCGAATTGAAGGAAAAGATCGAAAAATGCGTTAAAGCCCTCTCTCCTAAATGCAGGATGGCTTTTATGTTAAACAGGCAGGATGGCCTTTCTTACCGTGAAGTTGCTGAGATCATGGAAATTTCTTCGAATACCGTTGACCGGCATCTGCAGCTGGCACAGCAAAAACTGGGCGCTGCTTTAAGCGTATATCTACACCGTTAA
- a CDS encoding FecR family protein, whose amino-acid sequence MDDARFYWLINQVNAGNILDEELNELHELMEYDPGLRTIYTLLTAKSEPQSRAEEAQAMEAYMAHYAKMQLSGHFDQATTDQSLLSQKTEKKKIFKLPKRLLQAAAAMLLLAIPIYLLMLKKQSNQELVLVTKKGEKNKVVLADGTKVWLNADSKLSYSKVFTGATRAVTLSGEAYFEVARDKKHPFIISANGIKVKVLGTAFNLKAYPDDENTETTLIHGLVEVSMDDQPLSRISLKPGEKLKVHNEQKDKPKETVKKEQPTILLSKSNVQIEDNKVKESLWTENKLVFDGEPFQNIAVKLGRWYNKEIIINDEDLARINLSGTYENKTLEQVLLSLQLAAKFNYRIEKNLVYIQSITSTKN is encoded by the coding sequence ATGGACGACGCACGCTTTTACTGGCTGATCAACCAGGTTAATGCCGGTAATATTTTAGACGAAGAATTAAATGAATTGCACGAACTTATGGAGTACGATCCGGGTTTGCGCACTATATATACCCTTTTAACGGCTAAATCTGAGCCTCAAAGCCGGGCAGAAGAAGCACAAGCCATGGAGGCCTACATGGCACATTATGCTAAAATGCAGTTGTCGGGCCATTTTGATCAGGCAACAACAGACCAATCCTTATTATCACAAAAAACTGAAAAGAAAAAGATATTCAAACTTCCTAAAAGGCTACTCCAGGCTGCTGCAGCAATGCTGTTGCTTGCAATCCCCATTTACTTGCTGATGTTAAAAAAACAAAGTAATCAAGAGCTGGTATTGGTAACCAAAAAAGGAGAAAAAAATAAGGTTGTATTGGCCGATGGTACCAAAGTTTGGCTGAATGCCGATAGTAAACTTTCTTATTCCAAAGTATTTACAGGTGCTACAAGAGCTGTTACCTTAAGCGGAGAAGCTTATTTTGAGGTTGCGCGCGATAAAAAACATCCTTTTATTATTTCGGCTAATGGGATCAAGGTAAAAGTTTTGGGAACGGCTTTTAACTTAAAAGCTTATCCGGACGATGAGAATACCGAAACAACACTGATTCATGGCCTGGTAGAGGTAAGTATGGATGATCAGCCTTTAAGCCGAATTAGCCTTAAACCCGGAGAGAAGCTGAAAGTGCACAATGAGCAAAAAGACAAACCGAAAGAAACCGTCAAAAAAGAACAGCCTACTATTCTGCTGAGCAAATCGAATGTACAGATTGAAGATAATAAAGTAAAAGAAAGTCTTTGGACCGAAAACAAGCTGGTATTTGATGGCGAGCCTTTTCAAAATATTGCTGTTAAGCTTGGCAGATGGTACAATAAAGAAATTATCATTAATGATGAAGACCTCGCAAGGATTAATTTATCAGGAACCTATGAAAATAAAACCCTCGAGCAGGTGTTGCTTTCCCTGCAGTTAGCAGCCAAATTTAACTACCGGATAGAAAAAAATCTGGTTTATATCCAATCAATAACCTCAACCAAAAACTAA